One window of the Pseudomonas knackmussii B13 genome contains the following:
- the edd gene encoding phosphogluconate dehydratase: protein MHPRVLEVTRRIQERSAATRQRYFAMVQAAASKGPHRGTLPCGNLAHGVAACGESDKQALRLMNQANVGIVSAYNDMLSAHQPLEVFPALIKEALREIGSVGQFAGGVPAMCDGVTQGEPGMELSLASRDVIAMGTAIALSHNMFDAALCLGVCDKIVPGLLIGALRFGHLPVVFVPAGPMPTGISNKEKAAVRQLYAEGKATREELLASEMASYHAPGTCTFYGTANTNQLLVEVMGLHLPGASFVNPNTPLRDELTREAARQASRLTPQNGSYVPMAEIIDERAIVNSVVALLATGGSTNHTLHLLAIAQAAGVQLTWQDMAELSEVVPLLARIYPNGQADINHFQAAGGMSFLIRQLLDGGLLHEDVHTVAGHGLRRYVQEPFLDGGKLVWREGPTKSLDEDVLRPIDRPFSKEGGLRLMEGNLGRGVMKVSAVAREHQVVEAPVRIFHDQASLAAAFKAGELERDLVAVVRFQGPRFNGMPELHKLTPFLGVLQDRGFKVALVTDGRMSGASGKVPAAIHVSPEASAGGPLARLRDGDVVRVDGTTGELRVLVDEAEWQARPLAPLPQDDGSGMGRELFAFMRQSFSSAEEGACAFTAELNALR from the coding sequence ATGCACCCCCGTGTGCTCGAAGTCACCCGCCGCATCCAGGAACGCAGCGCCGCCACCCGCCAGCGCTATTTCGCCATGGTCCAGGCCGCTGCCAGCAAGGGCCCGCACCGCGGCACGCTGCCTTGCGGCAACCTCGCCCACGGCGTGGCCGCCTGCGGCGAAAGTGACAAGCAGGCGCTGCGCCTGATGAACCAGGCCAACGTCGGCATCGTCTCCGCCTACAACGACATGCTTTCCGCGCACCAGCCGCTGGAAGTCTTCCCGGCGCTGATCAAGGAGGCCCTGCGCGAGATCGGCTCGGTCGGCCAGTTCGCCGGCGGCGTGCCGGCCATGTGCGACGGCGTGACCCAGGGCGAGCCGGGCATGGAACTGTCCCTGGCCAGCCGCGACGTGATCGCCATGGGCACCGCCATCGCCCTGTCGCACAACATGTTCGACGCCGCGCTCTGCCTGGGCGTGTGCGACAAGATCGTCCCCGGCCTGTTGATCGGCGCGCTGCGCTTCGGCCACCTGCCGGTGGTGTTCGTCCCGGCCGGGCCGATGCCCACCGGCATCTCCAACAAGGAAAAGGCCGCGGTGCGCCAGCTGTACGCCGAGGGCAAGGCCACCCGCGAGGAGCTGCTGGCCTCGGAGATGGCCTCCTACCACGCGCCGGGCACCTGCACCTTCTATGGCACCGCCAACACCAACCAGCTGCTGGTCGAGGTGATGGGCCTGCACCTGCCGGGTGCCTCCTTCGTCAACCCGAATACCCCGCTGCGCGACGAGCTGACCCGCGAGGCCGCTCGCCAGGCCAGTCGCCTGACGCCGCAGAACGGCAGCTACGTGCCCATGGCCGAGATCATCGACGAGCGCGCCATCGTCAACTCGGTGGTGGCGTTGCTGGCCACCGGCGGCTCGACCAACCATACGTTGCACCTGCTGGCCATCGCCCAGGCCGCCGGCGTCCAGCTGACCTGGCAGGACATGGCCGAACTCTCCGAAGTAGTGCCGCTGCTGGCGCGCATCTACCCCAACGGCCAGGCCGACATCAACCACTTCCAGGCGGCGGGCGGCATGTCCTTCCTGATCCGCCAGCTGCTCGACGGCGGACTGCTCCACGAAGACGTTCATACCGTTGCCGGCCATGGCCTGCGCCGTTATGTGCAGGAGCCCTTCCTCGACGGCGGCAAGCTGGTCTGGCGCGAAGGCCCGACCAAGAGCCTCGACGAAGACGTGCTGCGTCCGATCGACCGCCCCTTCTCCAAGGAAGGCGGCCTGCGCCTGATGGAAGGCAACCTCGGGCGTGGCGTGATGAAAGTTTCCGCGGTGGCCCGCGAGCACCAGGTGGTCGAGGCGCCGGTGCGCATCTTCCACGACCAGGCCAGCCTGGCCGCCGCCTTCAAGGCCGGTGAGCTGGAGCGCGACCTGGTCGCCGTGGTGCGCTTCCAGGGCCCGCGCTTCAACGGCATGCCCGAGCTGCACAAGCTGACGCCTTTCCTCGGCGTGCTCCAGGACCGCGGCTTCAAGGTGGCGCTGGTCACCGACGGGCGCATGTCCGGCGCCTCCGGCAAGGTGCCGGCGGCTATCCACGTGTCGCCCGAAGCGAGTGCCGGCGGTCCGCTGGCGCGTCTGCGCGATGGCGATGTCGTGCGGGTAGACGGCACCACCGGCGAGCTGCGTGTGCTGGTCGATGAGGCTGAATGGCAGGCGCGTCCGCTGGCGCCTCTGCCGCAGGACG
- the gap gene encoding type I glyceraldehyde-3-phosphate dehydrogenase yields the protein MTLRLAINGFGRIGRNVLRALYTSDYRQHLEVVAINDLGDAAINAHLLQYDSVHGRFPGQVEHDDNSLTVNGDRIAVSALRDPAQLPWKGLDVDIVLECSGHFTSRDKAAAHLQAGARKVIVSAPGKGVDATVVYGVNHELLRASHQIISNASCTTNCLAPVAQVLHRELGIEHGLMTTIHAYTNDQNLSDVYHEDIYRARSATQSMIPTRTGAAEAVGLVLPELAGKLTGLAVRVPLINVSLVDLTVQVGRDCSVEEINQLFRIASQGSPILGYNTKPLVSVDFNHDPRSAIFDANHTRVAGRLVKVMAWYDNEWGFSNRMLDNALALSRAPA from the coding sequence ATGACCCTCCGCCTGGCGATCAACGGATTCGGCCGCATCGGCCGCAACGTACTCCGTGCCCTGTACACCTCCGACTACCGCCAACACCTCGAAGTGGTGGCGATCAACGACCTCGGCGACGCCGCCATCAACGCCCACCTGCTGCAGTACGACAGCGTCCACGGACGCTTTCCCGGCCAGGTCGAGCACGACGACAACAGCCTCACGGTGAATGGCGACCGCATCGCCGTCAGCGCCCTGCGCGATCCGGCGCAACTGCCCTGGAAAGGCCTCGACGTGGATATCGTCCTCGAATGCAGCGGGCATTTCACCAGCCGCGACAAGGCCGCAGCGCATCTGCAGGCCGGCGCGCGCAAGGTGATCGTCTCGGCGCCCGGCAAGGGTGTCGATGCCACCGTGGTCTACGGGGTCAATCACGAGCTGCTGCGCGCCTCCCACCAGATCATCTCCAACGCTTCCTGCACCACCAACTGCCTGGCGCCGGTGGCCCAGGTGCTGCACCGCGAACTGGGCATCGAACACGGCCTGATGACCACCATCCACGCCTACACCAATGACCAGAACCTCTCCGACGTCTACCACGAGGACATCTACCGCGCGCGCTCGGCGACCCAGTCGATGATCCCCACCCGCACCGGCGCCGCCGAGGCGGTGGGCCTGGTGCTGCCGGAGCTGGCCGGCAAGCTGACCGGCCTTGCCGTGCGCGTGCCGCTGATCAACGTCTCGCTGGTCGACCTCACGGTGCAGGTCGGCCGCGACTGCAGCGTCGAGGAGATCAACCAGCTGTTCAGGATAGCCAGCCAGGGCTCGCCCATCCTCGGCTACAACACCAAACCGCTGGTCTCGGTGGACTTCAACCACGACCCGCGCTCGGCGATCTTCGACGCCAACCACACCCGGGTCGCCGGCCGCCTGGTCAAGGTGATGGCCTGGTATGACAACGAGTGGGGCTTCTCCAACCGCATGCTCGACAACGCCCTGGCACTGTCGCGCGCGCCGGCCTGA
- a CDS encoding carbonic anhydrase family protein: MDAKPCCSLHAEPDPQRRSLLKAGAGLAALGLIGAGTWLGAPAQVQAAALGRAERDGLTPEQVIERLKAGNQRFRSGRMQQHDYLAQKRASREGQYPAAAILSCIDSRAPAEILFDVGIADTFNARVAGNVANDDLLGSLEFACAVAGAKLVLVMGHTACGAIKGAIDGAQLGHLTGLLEKIRPAVDATRYEGARTAKNPAFVDAVARTHVQLTVDHIRQSSPLLAGLEREGRIKLVGSLYHLNGGEVEFFL, from the coding sequence TTGGACGCCAAACCCTGCTGTTCGCTGCACGCCGAACCCGATCCGCAACGCCGCTCGCTGCTCAAGGCCGGTGCCGGCCTGGCTGCTCTCGGACTGATCGGTGCCGGCACCTGGCTCGGCGCGCCGGCCCAGGTCCAGGCCGCGGCATTGGGCCGTGCCGAACGTGATGGACTGACGCCCGAGCAGGTCATCGAGCGGCTGAAGGCCGGCAACCAGCGCTTCCGCAGCGGGCGCATGCAGCAGCACGACTACCTGGCGCAGAAGCGCGCGAGTCGCGAAGGCCAGTACCCGGCTGCGGCGATCCTCAGTTGCATCGATTCACGGGCGCCGGCGGAAATCCTCTTCGACGTCGGCATCGCCGACACCTTCAATGCCCGCGTGGCCGGCAATGTCGCCAATGACGATCTGCTGGGCAGCCTCGAATTCGCCTGTGCGGTGGCCGGGGCCAAGCTGGTCCTGGTGATGGGGCATACCGCCTGCGGCGCCATCAAGGGCGCCATTGACGGAGCGCAACTGGGCCACCTGACCGGGTTGCTGGAGAAGATTCGCCCGGCGGTGGACGCGACCCGCTACGAGGGCGCGCGCACTGCAAAGAACCCTGCGTTCGTCGATGCGGTGGCGCGTACCCACGTGCAGCTCACCGTCGATCACATCCGCCAGTCCAGCCCGCTGCTGGCCGGGCTGGAGCGAGAAGGGCGGATCAAGTTGGTCGGCTCGCTCTACCACCTCAACGGCGGCGAGGTGGAGTTCTTCCTCTGA
- the flhB gene encoding flagellar biosynthesis protein FlhB, whose translation MAESESGQDKTEEPTEKRRREAREKGQLPRSKELNTLAVLIAGAGALMVYGAGLAGDLMRIMRGSFDLPRETVMNSDSMLQLVGAAVRTAGEGLWPILVVLLLASIIGPIALGGWLFSGEALAPKFSRMNPLEGIKRMFSAKSVLELFKALVKFIVVLTVAVLVLQSDKDALLALLHQPLEVAIVQSVKVVGWSAFWMACSLLLIAAVDVPYQLWDNRQKLLMTKQEIRDEYKDSEGKPEVKAKVRRLQREMAQRRMMQAVPEADVVITNPTHFAVALKYDAAAGGAPKLLAKGNDFLALKIREVAQEHKVTVLESPALARAVYYSTELDQEIPAGLYLAVAQVLAYVYQLKQFRAGKGKRPGPMPDVPIPPDLRRDS comes from the coding sequence ATGGCGGAAAGCGAGAGCGGTCAGGACAAGACGGAAGAACCCACAGAGAAACGTCGACGAGAGGCCAGAGAGAAAGGCCAGCTGCCGCGCTCCAAGGAGCTCAATACGCTGGCCGTGCTGATCGCCGGTGCGGGCGCGCTTATGGTCTATGGCGCGGGCCTGGCCGGCGACCTGATGCGCATCATGCGCGGCAGCTTCGACCTGCCGCGCGAGACGGTGATGAACAGCGACAGCATGCTGCAGCTGGTCGGTGCGGCCGTGCGCACGGCCGGGGAGGGGCTCTGGCCGATTCTGGTCGTGTTGCTGCTGGCGTCGATCATCGGCCCCATCGCCCTCGGCGGCTGGCTGTTCTCCGGCGAGGCGCTGGCGCCCAAGTTCAGCCGGATGAACCCGCTGGAAGGGATCAAGCGGATGTTCTCCGCCAAGTCGGTGCTCGAGTTGTTCAAGGCGCTGGTGAAGTTCATCGTGGTGCTGACGGTGGCGGTCCTGGTGCTGCAGTCGGACAAGGACGCGTTGCTCGCCTTGCTCCACCAGCCGCTGGAAGTGGCCATCGTGCAGAGCGTCAAGGTGGTCGGCTGGAGCGCCTTCTGGATGGCCTGCAGCCTGCTGCTGATCGCCGCGGTGGACGTGCCTTACCAGCTCTGGGACAACCGCCAGAAGCTGCTGATGACCAAGCAGGAAATCCGCGACGAGTACAAGGACTCCGAGGGCAAGCCGGAGGTCAAGGCCAAGGTCCGCCGCCTGCAGCGCGAGATGGCGCAGCGACGGATGATGCAGGCGGTGCCCGAGGCCGACGTGGTCATCACCAACCCGACGCACTTCGCCGTGGCGCTGAAATACGACGCCGCTGCCGGTGGTGCGCCCAAGCTGCTGGCCAAGGGCAACGATTTCCTGGCCCTGAAAATCCGCGAGGTGGCCCAGGAGCACAAGGTCACGGTGCTGGAGTCGCCGGCGCTGGCGCGGGCGGTCTACTACTCCACCGAGCTGGACCAGGAAATCCCCGCCGGCCTCTACCTGGCGGTGGCCCAGGTGCTGGCCTACGTCTACCAGCTCAAGCAGTTCCGCGCCGGCAAGGGCAAGCGCCCGGGGCCGATGCCGGACGTGCCGATCCCGCCGGACCTGCGCCGCGACTCCTGA
- the fliR gene encoding flagellar biosynthetic protein FliR: MFELSNAQIGSWVSSFMLPLFRIGALLMSMPIFSTHMVPARIRMYLALAICVVLAPNLPPMPQVDALSLKAMVLVAEQIVIGVMLGFVLQLMFHAFVVAGQLLSMQMGLGFASTMDPVNGISVPVMGQFFSMLVTLLFLAMNGHLVVFEVIAESFVTLPVGQALSADHLYTVAGKLGWVLGAGLLIALPAVTALLVINLAFGAMTRAAPQLNIFSIGFPLTLVMGFVIVWIGTAEILSQYQDLAREGLQLLRELAGVR, encoded by the coding sequence ATGTTCGAGCTGAGCAACGCGCAGATCGGCAGCTGGGTGTCCAGCTTCATGCTGCCGCTGTTCCGCATCGGCGCGCTGCTGATGAGCATGCCGATCTTCAGCACGCACATGGTCCCGGCGCGCATCCGCATGTACCTGGCGCTGGCCATCTGCGTGGTGCTGGCGCCGAACCTGCCGCCGATGCCGCAGGTCGATGCGCTGAGCCTGAAGGCAATGGTGCTGGTGGCCGAACAGATCGTCATCGGCGTGATGCTCGGCTTCGTCCTGCAGCTGATGTTCCATGCCTTCGTGGTCGCCGGGCAGCTGCTGTCGATGCAGATGGGCCTGGGCTTCGCCTCGACCATGGACCCGGTCAACGGCATCTCGGTGCCGGTGATGGGGCAGTTCTTCAGCATGCTGGTGACCCTGCTGTTCCTCGCCATGAACGGCCACCTGGTGGTCTTCGAGGTGATCGCCGAGAGCTTCGTCACCCTGCCGGTGGGCCAGGCGCTGAGCGCCGACCACCTGTACACGGTCGCCGGCAAGCTCGGCTGGGTGCTCGGCGCCGGCCTGCTGATCGCCCTGCCGGCGGTCACCGCGCTGCTGGTGATCAACCTCGCGTTCGGCGCCATGACCCGCGCCGCGCCGCAACTGAACATCTTCTCCATCGGCTTCCCGCTGACCCTGGTGATGGGCTTCGTCATCGTCTGGATCGGCACGGCCGAGATCCTCTCACAATACCAGGACCTCGCCCGCGAGGGCCTGCAATTGCTCCGTGAATTGGCGGGGGTGCGCTGA
- the fliQ gene encoding flagellar biosynthesis protein FliQ: MTPEVAVDLFRQALWLTAMLVAVLVVPSLLVGLVVAMFQAATQINEQTLSFLPRLLVSLLTLIVLGPWLLRQLMEFTQNLITSIPTLIG; this comes from the coding sequence ATGACTCCGGAAGTTGCCGTCGACCTGTTCCGCCAGGCGCTCTGGCTGACCGCCATGCTGGTCGCGGTGCTGGTGGTGCCGAGCCTGCTGGTCGGCCTGGTGGTGGCCATGTTCCAGGCCGCCACGCAGATCAACGAACAGACCCTGAGCTTCCTGCCGCGCCTGCTCGTCTCGCTGCTCACCCTGATCGTCCTGGGCCCCTGGCTGCTGCGGCAGCTCATGGAGTTCACCCAGAACCTGATCACCAGCATCCCGACGCTGATCGGCTGA
- the fliP gene encoding flagellar type III secretion system pore protein FliP (The bacterial flagellar biogenesis protein FliP forms a type III secretion system (T3SS)-type pore required for flagellar assembly.) has protein sequence MSPRVVAAVLRRCLPLLFGLLALFAPQAFAAAPDPLSVPAITLSTNAQGQQEYSVSLQILLIMTALSFIPAFVMLMTSFTRIIIVFSILRQALGLQSTPSNQVMIGLALFLTLFVMAPVFDKINTTALQPYLNQQIQAPEALSRAEVPLKAFMLAQTRQSDLDLFVRLSKRKDIASADATPLTILVPAFVTSELKTAFQIGFMIFIPFLIIDLVVSSVLMAMGMMMLSPLIISLPFKLMLFVLVDGWALIIGTLAGSFGTV, from the coding sequence ATGAGTCCCCGTGTCGTAGCAGCGGTGCTGCGCCGCTGCCTGCCGCTGCTCTTCGGCCTGCTGGCGCTGTTCGCGCCGCAGGCTTTCGCCGCCGCGCCGGACCCGCTGTCGGTCCCGGCGATCACCCTGAGCACCAACGCCCAGGGCCAGCAGGAGTATTCGGTCAGCCTGCAGATCCTGCTGATCATGACCGCGCTGAGCTTCATCCCGGCGTTCGTCATGCTGATGACCAGCTTCACGCGGATCATCATCGTCTTCTCCATCCTGCGCCAGGCGCTGGGCCTGCAGAGCACGCCGTCGAACCAGGTGATGATCGGCCTCGCGCTGTTCCTCACCCTGTTCGTGATGGCGCCGGTGTTCGACAAGATCAACACCACCGCGCTGCAGCCCTACCTGAACCAGCAGATCCAGGCGCCGGAGGCGCTGAGCCGCGCCGAGGTGCCGCTGAAGGCCTTCATGCTGGCGCAGACCCGGCAATCGGACCTCGACCTGTTCGTCCGCCTGTCCAAGCGCAAGGACATCGCCAGCGCCGACGCCACGCCGCTGACCATCCTGGTCCCGGCCTTCGTCACCTCGGAGCTGAAGACCGCGTTCCAGATCGGCTTCATGATCTTCATCCCGTTCCTGATCATCGACCTGGTGGTGTCCAGCGTGCTCATGGCGATGGGCATGATGATGCTCTCGCCGTTGATCATCTCGCTGCCGTTCAAGCTGATGCTGTTCGTCCTGGTGGACGGCTGGGCGCTGATCATCGGCACCCTGGCCGGCAGCTTCGGCACCGTTTGA
- the fliO gene encoding flagellar biosynthetic protein FliO, with product MGRLYAFLLTLPLLGLAGLASAAEDDAAVAPAPAIVHASTSPSLITGSAGAQLLQLLVGLVLVVGLIFLLAWLVRRMQHFGPRSNQAIKLVASQALSPRDRLLLVQVGEEQILLGLTPGRITPLHVLKEPVRSVEPAEPATPEFAQRLLELLNKDKGRPQ from the coding sequence ATGGGCCGCCTGTACGCGTTTCTCCTCACCCTGCCGCTGCTCGGCCTCGCTGGCCTGGCGTCGGCCGCCGAGGACGATGCGGCCGTCGCCCCGGCGCCGGCCATCGTCCATGCGAGCACCTCGCCGAGCCTGATCACCGGCAGCGCCGGCGCGCAGCTGCTGCAGCTGCTGGTCGGCCTGGTGCTGGTGGTCGGCCTGATCTTCCTGCTCGCCTGGCTGGTGCGGCGCATGCAGCACTTCGGCCCGCGCAGCAACCAGGCGATCAAGCTGGTGGCCAGCCAGGCGCTGAGCCCGCGCGACCGCCTGTTGCTGGTGCAGGTCGGCGAGGAACAGATCCTCCTCGGCCTGACCCCCGGGCGCATCACCCCGCTGCACGTGCTCAAGGAGCCGGTGCGCAGCGTCGAGCCCGCCGAGCCGGCCACGCCGGAGTTCGCCCAGCGCCTGCTGGAACTGCTGAACAAGGACAAGGGCCGCCCGCAATGA
- the fliN gene encoding flagellar motor switch protein FliN, with the protein MTDEDKVSAEEQALADEWAAALSEAGDANQDDIDALMAQGTPAVPTAPRAPMEEFGMAPRPPAIAGLEGPNLDVILDIPVTISMEVGHTDITIRNLLQLNQGSVIELDRLAGEPLDVLVNGTLIAHGEVVVVNEKFGIRLTDVISPSERIKKLR; encoded by the coding sequence ATGACAGATGAAGACAAAGTAAGCGCCGAGGAACAGGCACTGGCGGACGAGTGGGCCGCGGCCCTGTCCGAAGCCGGTGACGCCAACCAGGACGACATCGACGCGCTGATGGCCCAGGGCACCCCGGCCGTTCCGACGGCGCCGCGCGCGCCCATGGAAGAGTTCGGCATGGCCCCGCGCCCGCCGGCCATCGCCGGCCTGGAAGGGCCGAACCTGGACGTGATCCTGGACATCCCGGTGACCATTTCCATGGAGGTCGGGCACACCGACATCACCATCCGCAACCTGCTGCAGCTGAACCAGGGCTCGGTGATCGAACTCGACCGCCTGGCCGGCGAGCCGCTGGACGTGCTGGTCAACGGCACCCTGATCGCCCACGGCGAAGTGGTGGTGGTCAACGAGAAGTTCGGCATCCGCCTGACCGACGTGATCAGCCCCAGCGAACGCATCAAGAAGCTGCGCTGA
- the fliM gene encoding flagellar motor switch protein FliM: MAVQDLLSQDEIDALLHGVDDGLVETEAESDPTAVKSYDLTSQDRIVRGRMPTLEMINERFARYTRISMFNLLRRSADVAVGGVQVMKFGEYVHSLYVPTSLNLVKMKPLRGTGLFILDAKLVFKLVDNFFGGDGRHAKIEGREFTPTELRVVRMVIEQAFVDLAEAWSAVLPITFEYVNSEVNPAMANIVSPSEVVVVSTFHIELDGGGGDLHVTLPYSMIEPIREMLDAGFQSDVDDQDERWINALREDILDVNVPIDATVVRRQLRLRDILHMQPGDVIPVELPEHMIMRANGVPSFKVKLGSHKGNLAFQILDPLERPR; this comes from the coding sequence ATGGCCGTGCAAGATCTGCTTTCCCAGGACGAAATCGACGCGCTGTTGCACGGTGTCGACGACGGCCTGGTGGAAACCGAAGCCGAGTCGGACCCGACGGCGGTCAAGTCCTATGACCTCACCAGCCAGGACCGCATCGTCCGCGGACGCATGCCGACCCTGGAGATGATCAACGAGCGCTTCGCCCGCTATACCCGCATCAGCATGTTCAACCTGCTGCGCCGTTCGGCGGATGTCGCCGTCGGCGGCGTGCAGGTGATGAAGTTCGGCGAGTACGTGCACTCGCTGTACGTGCCGACCAGCCTCAACCTGGTGAAGATGAAGCCGCTGCGCGGCACCGGCCTGTTCATCCTCGACGCCAAGCTGGTGTTCAAGCTGGTGGACAACTTCTTCGGCGGCGATGGCCGTCACGCCAAGATCGAGGGCCGCGAGTTCACCCCCACCGAGCTGCGCGTAGTGCGCATGGTCATCGAGCAGGCCTTCGTCGACCTCGCCGAGGCCTGGAGCGCAGTGCTGCCGATCACCTTCGAGTACGTCAACTCGGAAGTGAACCCGGCGATGGCCAACATCGTCAGCCCCAGCGAAGTGGTGGTGGTATCGACCTTCCACATCGAGCTCGACGGCGGCGGCGGCGACCTCCATGTGACCCTGCCGTATTCGATGATCGAGCCGATCCGCGAGATGCTCGACGCCGGCTTCCAGTCCGACGTCGACGACCAGGACGAGCGCTGGATCAACGCCCTGCGCGAGGACATCCTCGACGTCAACGTGCCGATCGACGCGACCGTGGTGCGCCGCCAGCTGCGCCTGCGCGACATCCTGCACATGCAGCCGGGCGACGTGATCCCGGTGGAACTGCCCGAACACATGATCATGCGCGCCAACGGCGTGCCTTCGTTCAAGGTCAAGCTGGGTTCGCACAAGGGCAACCTGGCCTTCCAGATTCTCGATCCGCTCGAGCGCCCGCGCTGA
- the fliL gene encoding flagellar basal body-associated protein FliL, with product MAKNDQQTPPAEGGAGKGRLKLIIIIAVAFLLAVGASVGGTWFFLSRGAKPAEPPPAEASSGKKPALYEVLAPSFVVNFNQNGRQRYLQVSVALMGRDQAQLDALQEQMPLVRNQLVMLFSSQNFDSLTTPVGKEMLRQQATASIQEVAKKATGQLTVEQVLFTNFVLQ from the coding sequence ATGGCTAAGAACGATCAGCAGACCCCTCCCGCCGAAGGCGGCGCCGGCAAGGGCCGGCTCAAGCTCATCATCATCATCGCCGTGGCCTTCCTGCTGGCGGTTGGCGCCTCCGTGGGCGGCACCTGGTTCTTCCTCAGCCGTGGCGCCAAGCCGGCCGAGCCTCCGCCTGCCGAAGCCAGCAGTGGCAAGAAACCGGCGCTCTATGAAGTGCTGGCGCCTTCCTTCGTGGTGAACTTCAACCAGAACGGGCGGCAGCGCTACCTGCAGGTGTCGGTGGCGCTGATGGGCCGCGACCAGGCCCAGCTCGATGCCCTGCAGGAACAGATGCCGCTGGTCCGTAACCAGCTGGTGATGCTGTTTTCCAGTCAGAATTTCGATTCCCTGACCACTCCGGTGGGCAAGGAGATGTTGCGCCAGCAGGCCACCGCCAGCATTCAGGAAGTGGCGAAGAAGGCCACCGGTCAACTGACCGTCGAGCAGGTGCTTTTCACCAATTTCGTACTCCAGTAG
- a CDS encoding flagellar hook-length control protein FliK, with product MAVAPDILLSPPSAPSARTTASRAAQDSTATTNDKGSSFADVYAQENRAAPPERPAAHARPSRDKAKAADDSSSDDSAKAADSGSDQPKVADDGKALPADAQDKTASGDDKPDEASLDPLLALGLGAQLPAPATPDATPLAGQAQLNAANSDGDLQKLNQAQGVNLLPGADATAATDSASVAQNLQAQLQGQAKVDTDVKGAGTDKAEDGKGKFDMQSLLAGLTGQAAKTEDNKVADGDLQALTAQLPENARETKTETNKDAFAGKLEALTQALNGTPQALTARPVNPQVPGQPVAMQQNGWTDQVVDRVMWMSSQNLKSADIQMEPADLGRLEVRIHMTSDQTQVTFASANAGVREALDSQQHRLRDLFNQQGMTQVNVNVSDQSLARGWQGQQQGGGNGRGGSSTASTEGDDEPMLSGVSEIRARPQLGGLGMVDYYA from the coding sequence ATGGCTGTCGCCCCGGATATTTTGCTCTCGCCACCTTCCGCGCCCAGCGCCCGGACCACCGCGTCCAGGGCCGCGCAGGACTCGACGGCGACCACCAACGACAAGGGTTCCAGCTTCGCCGACGTCTACGCCCAGGAGAACCGCGCGGCGCCGCCGGAGCGCCCGGCTGCGCATGCCAGGCCCAGCCGCGACAAGGCCAAGGCGGCGGACGATTCCTCTTCGGACGACAGCGCCAAGGCGGCCGACAGCGGCAGCGATCAGCCGAAGGTTGCCGATGACGGCAAGGCCTTGCCGGCCGACGCCCAGGACAAGACCGCGAGCGGCGACGACAAGCCCGACGAAGCCAGCCTCGACCCGTTGCTGGCGCTAGGCCTGGGAGCTCAGCTGCCAGCTCCGGCGACGCCCGACGCGACTCCGCTGGCCGGTCAGGCACAGCTGAATGCGGCGAACAGCGACGGCGACCTGCAGAAACTCAACCAGGCGCAGGGCGTCAACCTGCTGCCGGGTGCCGACGCCACCGCTGCGACCGATTCGGCCAGCGTCGCCCAGAACCTGCAGGCGCAGTTGCAAGGCCAGGCCAAGGTCGATACCGACGTCAAGGGCGCAGGCACGGACAAGGCTGAAGACGGCAAGGGCAAGTTCGACATGCAGTCGCTGCTCGCCGGGCTGACCGGCCAGGCGGCCAAGACCGAAGACAACAAGGTGGCGGACGGTGACCTGCAGGCGCTGACCGCGCAACTGCCGGAGAACGCCCGCGAAACCAAGACCGAGACGAACAAGGACGCCTTCGCCGGCAAGCTCGAAGCCCTGACCCAGGCGCTCAACGGCACGCCGCAGGCGCTGACCGCCCGACCGGTCAACCCGCAGGTGCCCGGCCAGCCGGTGGCCATGCAGCAGAACGGCTGGACCGACCAGGTGGTCGACCGGGTGATGTGGATGTCCAGCCAGAACCTGAAGTCGGCGGATATCCAGATGGAGCCGGCCGACCTCGGTCGCCTGGAAGTGCGCATCCACATGACCAGCGACCAGACCCAGGTCACCTTCGCCAGCGCCAACGCCGGCGTGCGCGAGGCGCTGGACAGCCAGCAGCACCGCCTGCGCGACCTGTTCAACCAGCAGGGCATGACCCAGGTGAACGTCAACGTCTCCGACCAGTCGCTGGCGCGCGGCTGGCAGGGTCAGCAGCAGGGCGGCGGCAACGGTCGCGGCGGTTCGTCGACGGCGAGCACCGAAGGCGACGACGAGCCGATGCTCAGCGGCGTCAGCGAGATCCGCGCCCGACCGCAGCTCGGCGGGTTGGGCATGGTCGACTACTACGCCTGA